From one Dysidea avara chromosome 9, odDysAvar1.4, whole genome shotgun sequence genomic stretch:
- the LOC136265966 gene encoding neurogenic locus Notch protein-like: protein MDYARICAILFCTLVLNATVSVAENSTTTNCDPPCIHGTCEVSEADGDSIATCQCDPLWYGDDCSVFYCDRPEANPCRNGATCQPLANYTDYECQCAANYSGEFCTVSHFNCSNTTCSGHGNCSDNGLDPSGYQCECDEGFSGSNCEENIDDCVGVNCNNGTCVDGISRYHCSCNLTYTGSHCEDMDYCAIHNAEESNGCHSGTCCPNGGTCINVPEEERHVCACPPPYLAVHSCRRRVVLCADDPCKNGAHCEDDGLQYTCTCPSGFTGRNCHVELRECTTNPCHNNASCLEVGVEQYCQCLPYTTGEFCESQYDPCDGVECHNGGSCRSHFVTGEYYTVCHCADGYTGQDCSTDVDECLNSAHCENGATCTNIRGSFHCNCTSGFTGDRCQINIDDCVNVTCQNGGSCLDLTNNFQCNCLSGYHGKFCQWLTNQTCVGASNTRFGCTPDHTGECVDNFEGLNGKQIKRGNISLTIGFECRCNDGFVGDLCEGVVPYCNRNPCTSPDRYDRCITNYTNPSIPHCICKTGYEGEECEIDVDLCENSPCLHNGTCQDHGTYYSCQCPPRYNDGDNCSIEQCMDDTCGSNSQSCINSPTGPICQCNDGYTGSRCETIYDPCSDNPCLNEGTCNKMGNTFSCACPVGYTGDTCSFCLGRYCECNITGCEEKANNGICDHDCLNEQCHYDNSECEDRPDPWQDCTVTVGGLDCQHLFDNGVCERACATPACLLDGTDCLSPPEKQCPHQDYCDARYQSGECNKMCDNKECEFDGGDCDSQDTRKLAAGELFIILVLSEGTTFESVKHGFLLAMSELLNCIPIVKEFKELEGTSRVARQSSSRNVAWNITIELDVTHCTELCIETNEDARDILNAHRARGTFPPVSYNVTGITAPPPDDEDEKEPSSFPTLIVAAAAGVVLVLFVVGIVIGVKRKRAAATWHPNDRRSNKVDGERDTPSPLRRRSTMGDPVGQEDHVSLKSIGDEDFELQFGNGAVTYKKHASTTAWADIEPISDKSDSKRRKGKESFTVGDEYEDARVWAHLLYKDMRDYNKLKSALQRMEQRTGTEARHRDINAKGPGGYTALMMGVMQTSVAVMRGSLESKEEPMPEGAVASACVSIKDLLGLKADVNARNDKGQTALHIATACCTVDAVRQLLDAGSDINVQDSDGWTPLHVSVGAAAHNVFRVLLYHQGVNVDAQDHNGMTPLLLASKDCAVTMAKLLLDRRAEPGIADSKGKTALHWAASVNNVDGIRLLIQSNSNKDIQDQKGQSPLFLAAREGHIEAVRLLLECFANRNIVDNMDRSPMMIAEERRHTAVARMLGEWNITALSHEGPVLPVMATASGHMAAAMTSPSVVRRRAPADSFFTQVEANHPNIPQQPYDGSINTSIHSKMEYQSYHQQQQPCSHLPLGSNPPSYTIPPSASIHDYQQSNFPLPTSNFPSISVDTDGTLASQMMPGSYPPSNPVTSSLAVTRVGSNSTGSPLSVISPSNTSPLSHMDDPGMMPTTTSYMAAAAMPNVGPPVSSYQRDSMGNESVASDNTLIGEGISFPTPPSAYACDSTYPLSPFTLSAGDSVYLTPPPDPDSPGRWSSSPGKGKSPSTNEFTMIKGHMTNLPMGVMSEEPPPPYRQPLCLPEVTYPLNGQ, encoded by the exons ATGGATTACGCGCGGATATGCGCAATACTGTTTTGTACTTTAGTGCTTAACGCAACTGTGTCAG TCGCGGAGAACAGTACTACTACTAATTGTGATCCACCGTGTATTCATGGAACTTGTGAAGTTAGTGAAGCTGATGGAGACTCTATAGCCACTTGCCA ATGTGATCCTCTGTGGTATGGTGATGACTGCTCAGTGTTTTACTGTGATCGTCCTGAAGCTAACCCATGTAGAAATGGTGCCACTTGTCAGCCACTAGCCAACTATACTGACTATGAATGTCAATGTGCCGCAAATTACAGTGGAGAATTTTGCACAGTCAGCCATTTTAACTGTAGTAACACTACATGTAGTGGACATGGCAACTGTTCAGATAATGGTCTTGATCCATCTGGTTATCAGTGTGAGTGTGATGAAGGATTTAGTGGATCAAATTGTGAAGAGAATATTGATGATTGTGTGGGTGTTAATTGTAACAATGGTACCTGTGTGGATGGTATATCACGCTATCACTGTTCTTGTAATTTAACCTACACTGGTAGTCATTGTGAAGATATGGACTACTGTGCTATACACAATGCTGAGGAATCCAATGGCTGTCATAGTGGTACATGTTGTCCCAATGGTGGTACTTGTATTAATGTACCAGAAGAAGAGAGACATGTATGTGCCTGTCCTCCTCCTTATTTGGCAGTTCATAGTTGTCGAAGGCGTGTAGTACTCTGTGCAGATGACCCTTGTAAAAATGGTGCCCATTGTGAAGATGATGGCCTTCAGTACACCTGTACATGTCCATCAG GTTTTACTGGAAGAAATTGTCATGTTGAACTAAGAGAGTGTACCACAAATCCTTGTCATAATAACGCAAGTTGTTTAGAAGTTGGAGTAGAACAATACTGCCAGTGTCTTCCCTATACAACTGGTGAATTCTGTGAATCACAATATGATCCTTGTGATGGTGTAGAGTGTCACAATGGTGGTAGTTGTAGGTCACACTTTGTGACAGGTGAATATTACACAGTGTGTCATTGTGCTGATGGGTACACAGGCCAAGACTGCTCCACTGATGTTGATGAATGTTTAAATAGTGCCCATTGTGAAAATGGTGCCACATGTACAAACATACGTGGATCATTCCACTGTAATTGTACCAGTGGATTTACTGGTGATCGTTGTCAAATCAACATAGATGACTGTGTGAATGTTACATGTCAGAATGGTGGTAGTTGTTTAGATCTTACTAATAACTTTCAGTGTAATTGTCTTTCTGGTTATCATGGAAAATTCTGTCAATGGTTAACCAATCAAACATGTGTAGGAGCTAGCAATACTAGATTTGGCTGTACCCCTGACCATACTGGGGAGTGTGTTGACAATTTCGAAGGGTTAAATGGCAAGCAAATAAAACGAGGAAATATCAGTCTGACTATTGGATTTGAGTGTAGATGTAATGATGGATTTGTTGGTGATTTGTGTGAAGGAGTAGTTCCATATTGTAATAGGAATCCATGCACTAGTCCAGATCGATATGACAGGTGTATAACTAACTACACTAATCCATCCATTCCCCACTGTATCTGCAAGACTGGCTATGAAGGAGAAGAGTGTGAAATTGATGTGGACTTGTGTGAGAACTCTCCTTGCCTCCACAATGGCACTTGTCAAGATCATGGAACATATTATTCTTGTCAGTGTCCACCAAGATACAATGATGGTGATAATTGCTCCATAGAACAATGTATGGATGACACTTGTGGTAGCAACTCTCAAAGTTGTATCAATAGTCCCACTGGACCAATATGTCAATGTAACGATGGGTACACTGGCAGCAGATGTGAGACCATCTATGATCCGTGCAGTGACAACCCTTGTCTTAATGAGGGCACTTGTAACAAAATGGGAAATACTTTCTCTTGTGCTTGTCCAGTTGGATATACTGGAGATACATGTTCATTTTGCCTGGGGCGATATTGTGAATGTAACATAACTGGATGTGAAGAGAAAGCTAATAATGGAATATGTGAT CATGATTGTCTTAATGAGCAATGTCACTATGACAATAGCGAGTGTGAAGATAGACCAGACCCATGGCAAGATTGTACAGTGACTGTTGGTGGACTTGATTGTCAGCATTTGTTTGATAATGGAGTGTGTGAAAGAGCTTGTGCTACGCCAGCATGTCTGCTTGATGGTACCGACTGTTTATCACCACCAGAAAAACAATGTCCTCACCA AGATTATTGTGATGCACGTTACCAAAGTGGAGaatgtaataaaatgtgtgATAATAAGGAATGTGAATTTGATGGTGGTGATTGTGATTCACAAGATACTAGAAAattg GCTGCTGGGGAATTGTTCATCATACTTGTGTTATCAGAAGGGACAACGTTTGAAAGTGTGAAACATGGATTTCTGTTAGCAATGAGTGAACTATTGAACTGTATTCCTATTGTAAAGGAGTTCAAAGAATTGGAGGGGACTAGCAGAGTTGCTCGACAGTCTTCAAGCAGAAATGTTGC CTGGAATATCACAATTGAATTGGACGTCACGCATTGTACTGAACTCTGTATTGAAACTAATGAAGAT GCAAGAGACATTCTTAACGCGCACAGGGCAAGAGGCACATTCCCACCTGTTAGCTATAATGTAACGGGTATTACAGCACCACCTCCAGATGATGAAGATGAGAAAGAACCTAGTTCTTTCCCTACTCTgattgttgctgctgctgcag GTGTTGTACTTGTTTTGTTTGTCGTTGGAATTGTAATCGGCGTCAAACGGAAGCGTGCAGCAGCCACCTGGCATCCCAATGACAGACGCAGTAACAAAGTTGATGGAGAACGTGACACGCCATCCCCACTCAGACGTCGTTCCACCATGGGAGACCCTGTGGGCCAAGAAGACCATGTGTCACTCAA GAGCATTGGGGATGAAGATTTCGAACTGCAATTTGGAAACGGTGCTGTTACATATAAGAAACATGCGTCTACAACTGCATGGGCGGATATAGAGCCAATTTCGGACAAGAGTGACAGCAAACGCCGTAAAGGCAAGGAGTCATTCACAGTTGGTGATGAATATGAGGATGCAAGAGTGTGGGCTCATCTCCTCTACAAAGACATGAGAGACTATAACAAACTGAAGTCAGCACTTCAGAGAATGGAGCAGAGAACAGGCACAGAGGCTCGCCACAGAGACATTAATGCCAAGGGGCCTGGTGGATATACTGCTTTAATGATGGGAGTGATGCAAACATCAGTGGCTGTAATGAGAGGGTCACTGGAGAGTAAAGAAGAACCAATGCCTGAAGGAGCCGTGGCTAGTGCATGTGTAAGCATCAAAGACTTGCTTGGATTAAAGGCTGACGTTAATGCTAGGAATGATAAAG GTCAAACGGCACTGCACATTGCCACTGCTTGCTGCACTGTTGATGCTGTCCGACAACTACTTGATGCTGGTAGTGACATCAATGTTCAAGACAGTGATGGATGGACTCCACTTCATGTCTCAGTGGGAGCTGCTGCTCATAATGTATTTAGG GTTCTTCTGTATCATCAGGGAGTCAATGTGGATGCTCAGGATCACAACGGGATGACTCCGTTATTGTTGGCCTCAAAGGACTGTGCAGTCACTATGGCCAAACTCCTTCTGGATAGACGTGCTGAGCCAGGAATTGCTGATAGCAAGG GAAAGACAGCATTGCATTGGGCCGCCTCTGTTAACAATGTGGATGGAATCCGACTGCTTATCCAAAGCAATTCCAACAAAGACATACAAGATCAAAAG GGACAAAGTCCACTATTTTTAGCAGCCAGAGAAGGACACATAGAAGCAGTCAGGCTTCTCCTGGAGTGTTTTGCCAACAGAAACATTGTTGATAACATGGATCGATCACCCATGATGATTGCTGAAGAGAGAAGACATACCGCCGTGGCTCGTATGTTAGGAGAATGGAACATTACTGCTTTAAGCCACGAAGGGCCTGTACTACCAGTGATGGCAACTGCTTCAGGGCACATGGCTGCGGCCATGACTTCACCATCTGTGGTAAGGAGAAGAGCTCCAGCTGATTCGTTCTTCACACAAGTAGAGGCAAATCATCCGAATATACCTCAGCAGCCATATGATGGATCGATCAACACCAGCATCCACTCCAAGATGGAGTATCAGTCATATCATCAGCAACAGCAGCCGTGTAGTCATTTACCATTGGGGAGCAATCCTCCTTCATACACTATACCACCTTCAGCTTCTATACATGATTACCAACAAAGTAACTTTCCATTGCCAACTTCAAATTTTCCAAGTATTTCTGTGGACACTGATGGCACTTTAGCATCCCAAATGATGCCTGGAAGTTATCCACCATCTAATCCAGTCACTTCATCGCTAGCAGTAACACGTGTTGGCAGTAACAGCACTGGCAGTCCACTCAGTGTAATATCTCCTAGCAACACAAGCCCGTTGTCTCACATGGACGATCCTGGTATGATGCCAACGACAACATCTTATATGGCAGCAGCAGCCATGCCTAATGTGGGACCACCTGTGTCATCGTACCAAAGAGACAGTATGGGAAATGAGTCAGTTGCTAGTGACAATACTCTCATAGGAGAAGGCATTTCATTCCCAACTCCACCATCAGCTTATGCCTGTGATAGTACATATCCTCTTTCACCATTTACACTCAGTGCCGGAGATTCTGTGTATCTGACACCACCACCTGACCCTGACTCACCAGGGCGGTGGTCATCAAGCCCAGGAAAGGGTAAATCACCTAGTACAAATGAATTTACAATGATAAAAGGACACATGACTAACCTCCCCATGGGAGTGATGTCAGAAGAACCACCACCTCCGTACCGACAACCACTTTGTCTACCGGAAGTAACATACCCTCTCAATGGCCAGTAA
- the LOC136265975 gene encoding U3 small nucleolar ribonucleoprotein protein IMP3-like: MVRKLKYHEQKLLKKVDFITWQSDNNLHEVKVLRKYHIQKREDYVKYSKLAKLVWVLTEKLKALDPRDSFRVKSTEALLEKLYSMGIITSRKSLALADKVTATSFCRRRLPIIMVKLRMAQAVKDAVKYIEQGHIRVGPDIITDPAFLVTRNMEDFVTWTDTSKIRKHVLDYHGQRDDFDLI, from the exons ATGGTGCGCAAATTGAAGTACCATGAGCAGAAATTGCTCAAAAAAGTGGACTTCATCACATGGCAGTCAGATAACAACCTTCACGAGGTCAAAGTGTTGAGAAAATACCACATTCAGAAAAGAGAAGATTATGTAAA GTATAGTAAACTGGCCAAGCTGGTATGGGTGTTGACTGAGAAGTTGAAAGCACTTGATCCCAGGGATTCATTTCGGGTAAAGTCTACTGAAGCTTTGTTGGAGAAACT ATATTCAATGGGGATTATAACCAGCAGAAAGAGCCTTGCGTTGGCGGATAAAGTCACCGCTACATCATTTTGCAG ACGACGGCTGCCAATTATAATGGTTAAGCTACGGATGGCCCAAGCTGTCAAGGATGCTGTGAAATACATTGAACAGGGTC ATATCAGAGTTGGCCCAGACATCATAACTGATCCAGCCTTCCTTGTTACAAG AAATATGGAGGACTTTGTAACTTGGACAGACACTTCGAAGATAAGAAAACATGTTCTCGATTATCACGGCCAG CGAGACGATTTTGATCTGATATAG
- the LOC136265969 gene encoding neurogenic locus notch homolog protein 1-like, which translates to MCSDIKGHRLPLPTVLVITAKMYPSLIFVLVFLPPIATARGMFLYTCDPPCIHGSCSIASSDTETSSFCQCATFWYGDACSEFICDHPEANPCMNGATCQPLANYTDYECQCSVNYSGEFCTVSHFNCSNTTCSGHGNCSDNDLDPSGYQCECDVGFSGSNCEENIDDCVGVNCNNGTCVDGISRYHCSCNVNYTGSHCEDVDYCAIHSAERSHGCGRNGVCCFNGGTCVNMPDEERHGCTCPPPWLPTFSCLRRAMLCVDNPCHNGASCEDDGLVYTCTCPPGFSGSNCEENVDNCVSVNCNNGTCVDGMSSYYCSCNINYTGSHCEDVDYCAIHSAERSHGCGRNGVCCFNGGTCVNIPDEGRHECTCPPPWLPIFSCLRRTMLCVDNPCFTSATCEDDGLEYTCTCPPGLTGKRCDECADSNCQNGAMCSVTAGGQQHCQCLPYTTGEFCESRYDPCDSEECHNGGSCKSQSDGLGMVTSCICTDGYVGRYCERVYDPCDDNPCFNGGTCISSGNDFSCVCPNGFTGTTCSICSMEQFCDCPVPGCAEKANNEICDDECNNEQCHWDNDECRLIKTEDPWSQCTVMVDGKSCQDLFNNGVCDSECATTKCLLDGKDCLPVCPHRQCTSRFQNQKCNKRCNTQECLFDGGDCKLPTEVKLASGLLTFTIVLPEMGRVQSKEILRLEPFLVTLSGLLNCIPIIEDVREIGEPKTTLALSRWNMTVVLDVGNCADLCVSSSSEAKDILNIHYSRGSFPPYPFMVTNIYSQDRHKTV; encoded by the exons ATGTGTAGCGATATAAAAGGGCACCGTCTCCCACTACCAACTGTATTAGTCATTACTGCTAAGATGTATCCTTCACTGATATTCGTGCTGGTGTTCTTACCACCAATAG CTACAGCCCGCGGCATGTTCTTGTATACGTGTGATCCTCCATGCATCCATGGATCATGTTCAATAGCAAGTTCAGACACTGAGACAAGCAGCTTTTGCCA ATGTGCTACCTTCTGGTATGGTGATGCATGCTCAGAGTTTATTTGTGATCATCCTGAAGCTAACCCCTGTATGAATGGTGCCACTTGTCAGCCACTAGCCAACTATACTGACTATGAATGTCAATGTTCTGTGAATTACAGTGGAGAATTTTGCACAGTCAGCCATTTTAACTGTAGTAATACTACATGTAGTGGACATGGCAACTGTTCAGATAATGATCTTGATCCATCTGGTTATCAGTGTGAGTGTGATGTAGGATTTAGTGGATCAAATTGTGAAGAGAATATTGATGATTGTGTGGGTGTTAATTGTAACAATGGTACCTGTGTGGATGGTATATCACGCTATCACTGTTCTTGTAATGTAAACTACACTGGTAGTCATTGTGAAGATGTGGACTACTGTGCTATTCATAGTGCTGAACGATCCCATGGCTGTGGTAGAAATGGTGTTTGTTGTTTCAATGGTGGCACTTGTGTAAATATGCCAGATGAAGAAAGACATGGATGTACTTGTCCACCTCCTTGGCTGCCAACCTTTAGCTGTCTAAGACGTGCAATGCTGTGTGTTGATAATCCTTGTCATAATGGTGCAAGTTGTGAAGATGATGGCCTAgtatacacctgtacatgtcCACCAG GATTTAGTGGATCAAATTGTGAAGAGAATGTTGATAACTGTGTTAGTGTTAATTGTAACAATGGTACCTGTGTGGATGGTATGTCAAGCTATTACTGTTCTTGTAATATAAACTACACTGGTAGTCATTGTGAAGATGTGGACTACTGTGCTATTCATAGTGCTGAGCGATCCCATGGCTGTGGTAGAAATGGCGTTTGTTGTTTCAATGGTGGCACTTGTGTAAACATACCAGATGAAGGAAGACATGAATGTACCTGTCCACCTCCTTGGCTGCCAATCTTTAGCTGTCTAAGACGCACAATGCTCTGCGTGGATAATCCTTGTTTTACTAGTGCTACATGTGAAGATGATGGACTTGAGTATACTTGCACATGTCCACCAG GTCTCACTGGGAAGCGATGTGACGAGTGTGCCGATAGCAATTGTCAGAATGGTGCAATGTGTTCAGTAACTGCTGGAGGACAGCAACACTGTCAGTGTCTTCCTTATACAACTGGTGAATTCTGTGAATCACGATATGATCCTTGTGATAGTGAAGAGTGTCACAATGGTGGTAGTTGTAAGTCACAGTCAGATGGATTGGGTATGGTCACATCTTGCATATGTACTGATGGCTACGTTGGCCGCTACTGTGAAAGAGTCTATGACCCATGTGATGACAATCCTTGTTTTAATGGAGGCACATGTATCAGTAGTGGAAATGATTTCTCATGTGTTTGCCCAAATGGATTTACTGGGACCACTTGTTCCATTTGTTCAATGGAGCAATTTTGTGACTGTCCTGTGCCTGGATGTGCAGAGAAAGCTAACAATGAAATATGTGAT GATGAATGCAATAATGAGCAATGTCACTGGGACAATGATGAGTGTCGTCTGATCAAGACAGAAGACCCCTGGAGTCAGTGTACAGTGATGGTTGATGGTAAATCTTGTCAAGACTTATTCAACAATGGAGTGTGTGACAGTGAGTGTGCTACTACAAAATGTCTTTTGGATGGTAAAGATTGCCTGCCGGTGTGTCCTCACAG GCAATGTACAAGTCGTTTTCAAAATCAGAAATGCAACAAGAGGTGTAACACACAAGAGTGTCTGTTTGATGGAGGTGACTGTAAATTACCAACTGAAGTTAAACTG GCAAGTGGTCTGCTGACATTTACAATAGTGTTGCCAGAGATGGGGAGAGTCCAGTCTAAAGAAATACTAAGATTGGAGCCATTCCTAGTGACGTTGAGTGGACTATTAAACTGTATACCCATCATTGAGGACGTTCGTGAGATAGGTGAACCAAAGACTACACTAGCTCTAAGCAG GTGGAACATGACAGTTGTTTTAGATGTGGGAAACTGTGCTGATCTTTGTGTAAGCAGTAGTTCTGAG GCAAAAGACATTCTCAATATCCATTACTCAAGAGGCAGTTTTCCTCCTTACCCATTCATGGTAACAAATATTTACT CTCAAGACAGGCACAAGACAGTGTGA